The genome window CGATTGCACGATTATCATCAGCCGCAGCCCATAGCCTGCCACATACGACACGCCATCCATAATAGCGGGCACGTTGCCCAACGCGGTGAACTCATCCATCAGCAAAAGGCATTGATGGGGCAGCGTGGTTTTGCCTGTTGCAGGGTTGAGGTTGTTTTCAGGCAGCCCTTGTTCTACGTTCACGTTGATTAACTGGCTGAAAAATAGGTTGGTTAAGCGGGCAAACGTGCCTGTTTCGGTGGGTTTGATGCCAAGGTAGACGGTCATGCGGCAGCGGCGGATGTCGTCCAAACGGAAATCATCGTCAGAGGTTACGGCTTCCACAATTGGGTCTAAAAAGATGCCCAAAGGCTGCGTAAACGTCGAGATGATGTCGGCGTTGGTTTTGGCATTGCCGTTGGCAAAATCGGCTAGCAGGGTATGGCAGGCATCGCTTAATGGCGCTTCGGACTGGGCGCGGTAATCCAGTTCAGATTTGAGCCATGCTTGTAGATTGTTGCTGGTTTCCTCATTGCTATCACTTTCTTGTTGGTTGGACGAGTGGGATACGCTATGGGTTTGGGTGGCTAAACGGTAGAGATAGCCTAGTGAACTGCGCTGTTTGTAATCCGCATCGCGTGTGGGGCGTTCGGCTTCGGTTTCAATCATGTAAAGCGACAAACCCACAAACAGTTTGCGCGCGCTTTCTATCCAAAAGGCATTGCCGTTTTTACCACCGCCGTCCATGGGATACATAATGGCGGCCATATTGGATAAATCGCGGTAGGTAAACAGCGGATTGCGTGAAATGTAGGTAAACGGATTCCAGCGGTGGCTGCAAATGTTTTGGCTTAATTTTTCGGCTTGTTGCGCCAGTTGGGCAACATGGTCGGCATCGCTCACGATATTGCCGTGCTCATCGCGCTCTTCAAACGCGGCTTTGCTGATGCCGGGCATTAAACCGCCCGGATTGAACAGGAACACTTTTTGCCCTGCTTGGGCACGAAAGCCTGCGGTGAGCAGGAAGTTTTCAAATTTAGGGTCGTAAACCACCATGCTGTCGCGGTAGTTGAGGCAGTTGGGCACAATAATGGATACGCCTTTACCTGCGCGGGTACGGGCGGCAACCAACACAAATCCGTTGTCCATCCAGCGCAATAATTGCCCTTTGTATTTGCCCAATAGCAATGCGGGATATTCGGCTTGGTCGGTTTGTTTTTGGTTTCTCTTATCGGCAGGCTTTCCAATCTTGGGTTTGTTCAGCAAACCTGCCTGGAATATTTCGGCACGGTTGGCAAATCGCGCCGAGCCGTGTAACTCGCGTTTGGGTTTCATGAACGTGGCAACCAGTATCATCAGCGCGGGCGCAAGCGTGATAATGCCTGCCAAGGCACATGATGCGATAAACGCGGTGTGCATGGTGGGCGACATTTGATGGGTGTGGGCAAAATAGCGGGGCAATACGCCTAGGCTGGCGGGTGTTTTTAACGCTTGCCAACGAGTAAACAGCATGGCGCCCAAAAACAAACCGCCCAAGGCAGCGGGCGGCGTGAGAATAATGCCCAGTATCACTAGGGGCTTTTTGGAAGGTTCGGACATGGTAGGCAGCCTGAAAATAAGTGGAGCGGTTAGAGGTATTGGTGCATGGTTTCGTCAATATCATCATCGGCGGGTGGCGGGTTTTCAGGCTGCGTTGAGGCGTTCTCATTCTTTTTGGCTTTATTTTTACTTTCTATGGTTTTGATGCTTTTGCCTTTCACTTCATAACCACGTTTCACTTCGCCTGTTTGCGTGTTGATGTATTCATAAGACCAAACGCTGCCCCATATTTCCACACAATCGCCTTGTTTGAGAAATGAAGCAGCAAATTGAGCAGGCTGCCCAACCAGCTTCACAGCAAACCATTCTGTGTGTTCAATGGGGTTGCCGTTTTTATCTTTACGTTTGTCTTGGCAGGAAACGGATAATTTGGCGTGGGCGGTGCCGTCTTGAAAAAAGCCGATTTTGGGGTCTTGCCCAAGGTAACCAATAAGGTGGAAGGTGTTGTCGTAGGGCATGGGGGTGTCCTTTCGGGGAGTGGATGAAAATGGGGTGTAGGTAGTTGTATAGAGATGAAGAAAGACAGCCTGAAACGGTGGGTAGAGTTTCAGGCTGCCTTATTATTTGCCAGCAGCTTTTCGGTCTCTTTACGCCAATGCACGGCAATCGCATCCAGCTCGCTGGCAGTGGGTTTGGTTTGCGGTTGGTTTTTCAGTTCAATCAGTGCATCAATGGCTTCACGCCTAATTTTGCTTTCCAACCAACGGGCAGCTTCGGGCACGTCTTTGCTGTACCAAAAGTTATGGCAATGGTGGCAAAGGGCGGCGGCGTTGTCGGGATGAAAACGAATTGCCCAATGGCGACGGCTAAAATGATGGCTACACTGCAAACCCGTAGATTGTGCGGTGTAGCTTGTGCCGCAATGTTCGCATTGATAGTTGGCGCGGGCGCGGATGTAGTCGCTAAATGCGGCATCGGCTGCATTGCGGGTAAAGGTTTCAAAGTGGGCTTTGCCTGTGTCTTTGAGGGCTTTATCTAGGGCTTTGATGGTGGCGATGGCTTCGCTCAATGCGTCATAGAGTGCGGGCTGATT of Kingella oralis contains these proteins:
- a CDS encoding type IV secretory system conjugative DNA transfer family protein; this translates as MSEPSKKPLVILGIILTPPAALGGLFLGAMLFTRWQALKTPASLGVLPRYFAHTHQMSPTMHTAFIASCALAGIITLAPALMILVATFMKPKRELHGSARFANRAEIFQAGLLNKPKIGKPADKRNQKQTDQAEYPALLLGKYKGQLLRWMDNGFVLVAARTRAGKGVSIIVPNCLNYRDSMVVYDPKFENFLLTAGFRAQAGQKVFLFNPGGLMPGISKAAFEERDEHGNIVSDADHVAQLAQQAEKLSQNICSHRWNPFTYISRNPLFTYRDLSNMAAIMYPMDGGGKNGNAFWIESARKLFVGLSLYMIETEAERPTRDADYKQRSSLGYLYRLATQTHSVSHSSNQQESDSNEETSNNLQAWLKSELDYRAQSEAPLSDACHTLLADFANGNAKTNADIISTFTQPLGIFLDPIVEAVTSDDDFRLDDIRRCRMTVYLGIKPTETGTFARLTNLFFSQLINVNVEQGLPENNLNPATGKTTLPHQCLLLMDEFTALGNVPAIMDGVSYVAGYGLRLMIIVQSPAQIEAVYGRENARTFFTNFACRVMFTPRDQTEAKEYSEILGNETVKAKSKSRSTGRGTSHSQSISEQKRALMYDTEIKQMPMDKCILDMAAMPPIYADKIRYYDDPLFKERAKIPPPTIPIVEPTLSKVRYVVPKKEKKAKPLKQHEIQIETANNKDPFAQHLVNELALGMSQNLADFPNVDGNEKLGQFATGIQNLWRLDDMPTCMSVLASGMKNPSQSLEAMIDAIPASSADDDDEWEAQDYSQDDDWQSG
- a CDS encoding single-stranded DNA-binding protein, which gives rise to MPYDNTFHLIGYLGQDPKIGFFQDGTAHAKLSVSCQDKRKDKNGNPIEHTEWFAVKLVGQPAQFAASFLKQGDCVEIWGSVWSYEYINTQTGEVKRGYEVKGKSIKTIESKNKAKKNENASTQPENPPPADDDIDETMHQYL
- a CDS encoding HNH endonuclease, which gives rise to MTIITLKDRDDTANTLISLQTWRRTAKECNQPALYDALSEAIATIKALDKALKDTGKAHFETFTRNAADAAFSDYIRARANYQCEHCGTSYTAQSTGLQCSHHFSRRHWAIRFHPDNAAALCHHCHNFWYSKDVPEAARWLESKIRREAIDALIELKNQPQTKPTASELDAIAVHWRKETEKLLANNKAA